From a region of the Pleuronectes platessa chromosome 22, fPlePla1.1, whole genome shotgun sequence genome:
- the LOC128429150 gene encoding SCAN domain-containing protein 3-like, which produces MAVLNEKGIDVKKIVSVATDGAPSMMGREKGLVQRLKLLHPQLISYHCIIHQSILCASLGEIYAEVMNTMMKLVNFLRASSALQHRLLRSFLTEVSAEFDDLLLHNNVRWLSKGKVLERFWAIRNELQLFLSQQKSAKAKLFLDFLHNPEKMEAVAFLTDMTSHMNDLNLKLQGNGNTVCQLISAVRAFQRKLELYKGDLQEELLHFPKLLEQTKEKDAHQKHIAFVEKMIENFRTRFDDFILGNQILLCIGNPFLVRNVSEFTSEANQVFPWIQAAALQTELIDLQENITLRETQCDVITLWTKMVTAANFPLLNRMAVHILTMFGSTYRCESAFSKMNFIKNLYRSRLTNEHVHQCVSLAITPYQPRFEALAKESRGQFSH; this is translated from the exons ATGGCAGTGCTGAATGAAAAAGGAATTGATGTGAAGAAAATTGTGTCAGTGGCTACTGATGGGGCGCCATCTATGATGGGCAGAGAGAAGGGACTAGTTCAGCGCCTGAAGCTTCTTCACCCTCAACTCATTTCATACCACTGTATAATTCACCAGTCCATCCTTTGTGCAAGTCTTGGAGAAATCTACGCCGAAGTCATGAACACAATGATGAAGCTGGTCAATTTCTTGAGAGCATCATCTGCACTACAGCATCGCTTGCTGCGGTCATTCCTGACTGAGGTCAGTGCTGAATTTGATGACTTGCTTTTGCACAACAATGTCAGATGGCTGAGCAAGGGCAAGGTCCTGGAGCGGTTTTGGGCCATTAGGAATGAACTACAACTATTTCTGTCacaacaaaaaagtgcaaaagcaAAACTGTTCTTGGATTTCCTGCACAATCCAGAAAAGATGGAGGCTGTGGCATTTTTGACTGACATGACATCTCACATGAATGACTTGAATCTGAAGCTCCAAGGGAATGGCAACACTGTATGTCAGCTGATATCAGCAGTGCGGGCATTCCAGAGGAAACTAGAGCTCTACAAGGGTGACTTACAG GAGGAATTGCTCCATTTCCCCAAACTTTTGGAGCAGACCAAAGAAAAAGATGCTCATCAAAAACACATTGCATTTGTGGAGAAGATGATTGAGAACTTCAGAACAAGATTTGATGACTTCATTCTTGGAAACCAAATCCTCCTGTGCATTGGAAACCCATTCCTTGTCAGAAATGTGAGTGAGTTCACTTCAGAGGCGAATCAGGTATTCCCCTGGATCCAAGCTGCAGCACTCCAAACTGAGCTGATtgacctgcaggagaatatcaCACTGAGGGAGACTCAGTGTGACGTCATCACCCTGTGGACAAAAATGGTAACTGCGGCCAATTTCCCCCTGCTGAATAGGATGGCAGTGCACATCCTTACAATGTTTGGATCCACATACAGATGTGAATCTGCATTCTCAAAAATGAACTTCATCAAAAATCTGTACCGGAGTCGCCTAACCAACGAGCACGTGCATCAGTGTGTCTCCCTGGCAATCACACCATATCAGCCCAGGTTTGAAGCATTGGCCAAAGAAAGCAGAGGCCAATTCTCccattaa